In Perognathus longimembris pacificus isolate PPM17 chromosome 3, ASM2315922v1, whole genome shotgun sequence, a single window of DNA contains:
- the Peak3 gene encoding LOW QUALITY PROTEIN: protein PEAK3 (The sequence of the model RefSeq protein was modified relative to this genomic sequence to represent the inferred CDS: deleted 1 base in 1 codon; substituted 3 bases at 3 genomic stop codons) produces the protein MSHPDTPTETPEPDSPTWLAQPIYGNLGEVHAHLLPFKACRPGTPGSLSSIPQPLPPPLPKKTLTQTRSLPTHRVPSWDLARQPQRLHRGSHSVDERQATVIPTCPPEELAFSSLDDVLGLFLLSLRSPEAMQAVQAGWQLDALRAIHLQRCAQLTSSFPGPCQPSHGFRLLKSTPCAESEDALYYXVVRVDENGWHMLAAKVPKSGVELPHQRGVELXASLPPHFNLQGLCGWLPEGALPAVPWRGPATLATVVPERTVAQWLEISEPRPEWAMALMLLQLSSALELLEERGVALAELRPQNILLAEPRGCVPPGDPRACCSPRVCQXPHSLRGTHALPLSGLLRRLLGRAAPSATPLAAGLERLAVLLPRTRPSGAQTHRALQALLWGPGPGLRSPGAPLPWTVTAVVVLLIRLAERAVGGQAPGLQDWLCCEYLTEASEVSLGQTLVLLWTDPK, from the exons ATGAGCCACCCAGACACTCCTACTGAGACCCCTGAGCCTGACAGTCCCACCTGGCTGGCCCAACCTATATATGGCAACCTTG GGGAGGTCCATGCCCACCTACTGCCCTTCAAGGCCTGCCGACCTGGAACTCCTGGGTCACTCTCCTCCATTCCACAGCccttgcccccacccctgccaaaaaagaccctcacccagacccggTCTCTGCCCACTCACAGAGTCCCCAGTTGGGACCTGGCAAGACAGCCTCAGAGACTCCACCGGGGCTCCCACAGTGTGGATGAGAGGCAGGCCACGGTGATACCCACCTGTCCCCCTGAAGAGCTGGCCTTCAGCTCCCTCGATGATGTGCTGGGCCTCTTCCTCCTAAGTCTGCGCAGTCCTGAAGCCATGCAGGCTGTGCAGGCTGGCTGGCAGCTAGATGCCCTCCGTGCCATCCACTTGCAGCGCTGTGCCCAGCTCACCAGCAGCTTCCCTGGGCCTTGTCAGCCCAGCCATGGCTTCCGCCTGCTGAAGAGCACGCCCTGTGCAGAGAGCGAGGATGCGCTCTATTACTGAGTGGTGCGCGTGGATGAGAATGGATGGCACATGCTTGCTGCCAAG GTACCCAAGTCTGGAGTGGAATTACCCCATCAGAGGGGTGTGGAGCTGtaggcctccctgccccctcaTTTTAATCTCCAGGGACTCTGTGGCTGGTTGCCAGAGGGCGCACTGCCGGCGGTGCCCTGGAGAGGCCCAGCCACGCTGGCCACTGTGGTGCCTGAGCGCACAGTGGCCCAGTGGCTGGAGATCAGCGAACCTCGGCCTGAATGGGCCATGGCCTTGATGTTACTTCAGCTGAGCTCAGCCCTGGAGCTCCTGGAGGAGCGCGGTGTGGCCCTGGCTGAGCTAAGGCCCCAGAATATACTGCTGGCTGAGCCTCGGGGCTGTGTCCCCCCGGGGGACCCCCGCGCTTGCTGCTCGCCCCGTGTCTGTCAGTAGCCCCACAGTCTGCGGGGCACCCATGCTCTGCCGCTGAGCGGCCTGCTGCGCCGGCTGCTGGGCCGGGCAGCGCCCTCGGCCACGCCCTTGGCCGCGGGCCTGGAGCGACTAGCGGTCCTGCTGCCTCGCACCCGGCCCTCGGGGGCTCAGACGCACCGTGCCCTGCAAGCGCTGCTCtgggggcccgggccggggctgCGCAGCCCGGGGGCTCCCCTCCCGTGG ACGGTGACTGCAGTTGTGGTGCTGCTTATTCGTCTCGCCGAGCGCGCCGTGGGAGGCCAGGCGCCTGGTCTCCAGGACTGGCTCTGCTGCGAGTACCTGACCGAGGCCAGCGAAGTGTCGCTGGGACAAACCCTAGTGCTGCTGTGGACAGATCCCAAGTAA
- the Oaz1 gene encoding LOW QUALITY PROTEIN: ornithine decarboxylase antizyme 1 (The sequence of the model RefSeq protein was modified relative to this genomic sequence to represent the inferred CDS: deleted 1 base in 1 codon): MVKSSLQRILNSHCFAREKEGDKPSATVHTSRTMPLLSLHSRGGRSSESSRVSLNCCSNLGPGPQWCSDVPHPPLKIPGGRGNSQRDHNLSANLFYSDNRLNVTEELTSNNKTRILSVQTRLTEAKHITWRAVWSGSSLYIELPGGPLPEGSKDSFAVLLEFAEEQLRADHVFICFHKNREDRAALLRTFSFLGFEIVRPGHPLVPKRPDACFMAYTLERESSGEEE; encoded by the exons ATGGTGAAATCCTCCCTGCAGCGGATCCTCAACAGCCACTGCTTcgccagagagaaggaaggggataaACCTAGCGCCACCGTCCACACCAGCCGCACCATGCCGCTCCTCAGCCTGCACAGCCGCGGCGGCCGCAGCAGCGAAAG TTCTAGGGTCTCCCTCAATTGCTGTAGTAACCTGGGTCCGGGGCCTCAGTGGTGCTCC GATGTCCCTCACCCACCCCTGAAGATCCCAGGTGGGCGAGGGAATAGTCAGAGGGATCACAATCTTTCAGCTAACTTATTTTACTCT GATAATCGGCTGAATGTAACAGAGGAACTAACGTCTAATAACAAGACGAGAATTCTCAGCGTCCAGACCAGGCTCACGGAGGCCAAACACATCACCTGGAGAGCAGTGTGGAGTGGTAGCAGCCTCTACATCGAGCTCCCAGGCGGCCCTCTGCCCGAAGGGAGCAAGGACAG TTTTGCAGTTCTGCTGGAGTTTGCTGAGGAGCAACTCCGCGCTGACCATGTCTTCATTTGCTTCCATAAAAACCGCGAGGACAGAG CCGCCTTGCTCcgaactttcagctttttgggctTTGAGATTGTGAGACCAGGGCATCCCCTTGTCCCCAAGAGACCCGACGCTTGCTTCATGGCCTACACGTTGGAAAGAGAGTCTTCAGGCGAGGAAGAGTAG
- the Lingo3 gene encoding leucine-rich repeat and immunoglobulin-like domain-containing nogo receptor-interacting protein 3, with amino-acid sequence MTCWLRMLSLHLLLLPAAPPPAGGCPARCECAAPTRSVACARRRLTAVPDGIPAETRLLELSRNRIRCLNPGDLAALPALEELDLSQNVIAHVEPGAFADLPRLRVLRLRGNQLKLIPPGVFTRLDNLTLLDLSENKLVILLDYTFQDLHSLRRLEVGDNDLVFISRRAFAGLLALEELTLERCNLTALSGESLGHLRGLGALRLRHLAIAALEDQNFQKLPGLLHLEIDNWPLLEEVAAGSLQGLNLTSLSVTHTNITAVPAAALRHQAHLTCLNLSHNPISTVPRGSFRDLVRLRELHLAGALLAVVEPQAFLGLRQIRLLNLSNNLLSTLEESTFHSVNTLETLRVDGNPLACDCRLLWIVQRRKTLNFDGRLPACATPAEVRGDALRNLPDSVLFEYFVCRKPKIRERRLQHITAAAGDDVRFLCRAEGEPAPAVAWVTPQHRAVTANSAGRARVLPGGTLEILDTRPQDSGTYTCVASNAGGNDTYFATLTVQPEPATNRTPGEGRNETLLAARFPLDLTTILVSTAMGCITFLGVVLFCFVLLFVWSRGRGQHKNNFSVEYSFRKADGPAAAAGQGGARKFNMKMI; translated from the coding sequence ATGACCTGCTGGCTGCGCATGCTCAGCCtgcacctgctgctgctgcccgcGGCGCCGCCCCCGGCCGGGGGCTGCCCGGCCCGCTGCGAGTGCGCAGCCCCGACGCGCTCCGTGGCGTGCGCGCGCCGCCGCCTGACCGCCGTGCCCGACGGCATCCCCGCCGAGACGCGCCTGCTGGAGTTGAGCCGAAACCGCATCCGCTGCCTGAACCCGGGCGACCTGGCCGCGCTGCCCGCCCTGGAGGAGCTCGACTTGAGCCAGAACGTCATCGCGCACGTGGAGCCGGGCGCCTTCGCCGACCTGCCGCGCCTGCGCGTGCTCCGTCTCCGCGGCAACCAGCTCAAGCTCATCCCGCCCGGGGTCTTCACGCGCCTGGACAACCTCACGCTGCTGGACCTGAGCGAGAACAAGCTGGTCATCCTGCTGGATTACACGTTCCAGGACCTGCACAGCCTGCGGAGGCTCGAGGTGGGCGACAACGACCTGGTGTTCATCTCGCGCCGGGCCTTCGCCGGCTTGTTGGCGCTGGAGGAGTTGACCTTGGAGCGCTGCAACCTCACCGCGCTGTCGGGGGAATCGCTGGGCCACCTGCGGGGCCTAGGGGCCCTGCGCCTACGACACCTGGCCATCGCTGCCCTGGAGGACCAGAACTTCCAGAAGCTTCCGGGGCTGCTGCACCTGGAGATCGACAACTGGCCGCTGCTGGAGGAGGTGGCCGCGGGCAGCCTGCAGGGTCTCAACCTGACGTCGCTGTCGGTCACCCACACCAACATCACCGCCGTGCCGGCGGCCGCACTCCGACACCAGGCACACCTGACCTGCCTCAACCTGTCGCACAACCCGATCAGCACGGTGCCCCGCGGATCCTTCCGGGACCTGGTGCGCCTGCGCGAGCTGCACCTCGCCGGGGCCCTGCTGGCGGTGGTGGAGCCACAAGCGTTCTTGGGGCTTCGCCAGATCCGCCTGCTCAACCTCTCCAACAACCTGCTCTCCACCCTGGAGGAGAGCACGTTCCACTCGGTCAACACGCTGGAGACGCTGCGCGTGGACGGGAACCCGCTGGCCTGCGACTGCCGCCTGCTGTGGATCGTGCAACGCCGCAAGACCCTCAACTTCGACGGCCGGCTGCCGGCCTGCGCCACCCCGGCCGAGGTGCGCGGCGACGCCCTGCGCAACCTGCCCGATTCCGTGCTGTTCGAGTATTTCGTCTGCCGGAAGCCTAAGATCCGCGAGCGCCGCCTGCAGCACATCACGGCGGCGGCGGGCGACGACGTGCGCTTCCTGTGCCGCGCCGAGGGCGAGCCCGCGCCCGCCGTGGCCTGGGTGACGCCCCAGCACCGGGCGGTGACGGCCAACAGCGCCGGCCGCGCGCGCGTGCTGCCTGGGGGCACCCTGGAGATCCTGGACACGCGGCCGCAGGACAGCGGCACCTACACGTGCGTGGCCAGCAACGCGGGCGGCAACGACACCTACTTCGCCACGCTGACCGTGCAGCCCGAGCCGGCCACCAACCGGACCCCGGGCGAGGGGCGCAACGAGACGCTGCTGGCCGCGCGCTTCCCGCTGGACCTCACCACCATCCTGGTGTCCACGGCCATGGGCTGCATCACCTTCCTGGGCGTGGTGCTCTTCTGCTTCGTGCTGCTGTTCGTGTGGAGCCGCGGCCGCGGGCAGCACAAGAATAACTTCTCCGTGGAGTACTCCTTCCGGAAAGCCGAcgggcccgccgccgccgccggccaggGTGGAGCCCGGAAGTTCAACATGAAGATGATCTGA